The Hyalangium ruber genome includes a window with the following:
- a CDS encoding diacylglycerol/lipid kinase family protein, whose translation MNIAVLVNLRARRGSEVVGGLVQRFLPRARVALTRSMDEARTWIDQQLRTNPPSLLLAGGGDGTITGLLNEMRAQGLALPAIGVLPLGTGNAWAHVTGAPRPAVALKQLAAYGERLPPLRPFGLVRVEGRLAPFAGTGWDAEMIQDFKSQLASAGPLKGTQSGLRGYLGAMFTRTIPRHVFGDNTPRVSVYNLGAPALTVDAHRAIRPLPNGDTGALLYRGPVGVAGAATTPEWGFGFKAFPFAQAMPHRLSVRVYGASVLEATRNMFKLWRGEHPMRNMHDFLVERVRMDFDREVPFQIAGDLLGMRRSVEFELAEESVQLVDWRRLSSLVSA comes from the coding sequence ATGAACATCGCCGTCCTCGTCAACCTGCGTGCCCGCCGTGGCTCCGAAGTCGTCGGAGGCCTCGTGCAGCGATTCCTCCCCCGTGCCCGCGTGGCCCTGACCCGCTCGATGGACGAGGCCCGCACCTGGATCGACCAGCAACTGCGGACCAACCCCCCCTCGCTCCTGCTCGCGGGCGGCGGCGACGGCACCATCACCGGCCTCCTCAATGAGATGCGCGCCCAGGGTCTGGCGCTCCCCGCCATCGGCGTGCTCCCGCTCGGCACCGGCAACGCGTGGGCCCATGTCACCGGCGCTCCCCGGCCCGCAGTGGCCCTCAAGCAGCTGGCCGCCTATGGCGAGCGCCTGCCGCCCCTGCGTCCCTTCGGCCTCGTGCGCGTGGAGGGCCGCCTGGCTCCCTTCGCCGGCACGGGCTGGGACGCGGAGATGATTCAGGACTTCAAGAGCCAGCTCGCCTCCGCGGGCCCGCTCAAGGGCACCCAGTCCGGCCTGCGCGGCTACCTGGGCGCGATGTTCACCCGCACCATTCCCCGCCACGTGTTCGGCGACAACACCCCGCGGGTCTCCGTCTACAACCTCGGCGCGCCCGCCCTCACCGTGGATGCGCACCGCGCCATCCGCCCCCTGCCGAACGGCGACACGGGCGCCCTGCTGTACCGTGGCCCCGTGGGCGTCGCGGGCGCCGCCACCACGCCCGAGTGGGGCTTTGGCTTCAAGGCCTTCCCCTTCGCCCAGGCCATGCCTCACCGCCTCTCGGTGCGCGTCTACGGTGCCAGCGTGCTCGAGGCCACGCGCAACATGTTCAAGCTGTGGCGCGGTGAGCACCCCATGCGCAACATGCACGACTTCCTCGTCGAGCGCGTGCGCATGGACTTCGACCGCGAGGTGCCCTTCCAGATTGCTGGCGACTTGCTCGGCATGCGCCGCTCCGTGGAGTTCGAGCTCGCCGAGGAGAGCGTCCAGCTCGTCGACTGGCGCAGGCTCTCCAGCCTCGTCTCGGCATAG
- a CDS encoding SDR family oxidoreductase, whose amino-acid sequence MKRAWKGKVIVITGASSGIGRATALVLAKKGAHLVLAARREEPLDELAQQCEALGIRCLSIPTDVSEADAVRALAAQAVQAFGRIDGWVNNAGVYLLGRLEETPDEAFRQVMETNFFGTVYGARAALAQFRRQGRGTLVNVSSVFGSTAGPYVSAYAASKFAVRGFSSSIRQEFEGTGIHVCTVLPAAVDTPLWQHSANYTGWRLRPVEPIYSPERVARAIARVLERPRRELFIGPSRRVFAALHTLLPWASEKAMRSMTESKHFEDRRQSRTSGNLFQPMAQGTGRSAGYRSPARLWFKRLLLAGGLLASVASLRRSAAGRRLGLRVVEALGA is encoded by the coding sequence ATGAAGCGCGCTTGGAAGGGCAAGGTCATCGTCATCACCGGTGCATCCAGCGGCATTGGCCGTGCCACGGCGCTCGTGCTGGCCAAGAAGGGTGCTCACCTTGTCCTCGCCGCGCGCCGCGAAGAGCCGCTCGATGAGCTCGCCCAGCAGTGCGAGGCCCTCGGCATCCGTTGTCTCTCCATTCCCACGGATGTCTCCGAGGCCGACGCCGTCCGTGCTCTCGCCGCCCAGGCTGTACAGGCCTTTGGCCGCATCGATGGCTGGGTGAACAACGCGGGCGTCTACCTGCTCGGCCGCTTGGAGGAGACCCCTGACGAGGCCTTCCGCCAGGTGATGGAGACCAACTTCTTCGGCACCGTGTACGGCGCTCGCGCCGCGCTCGCCCAGTTCCGCCGCCAGGGCCGGGGCACCCTCGTCAATGTCTCCTCCGTCTTCGGCTCCACCGCCGGGCCTTATGTCAGCGCGTATGCCGCCTCGAAGTTCGCCGTGCGCGGCTTCTCCTCCTCCATCCGCCAGGAGTTCGAGGGCACGGGCATTCACGTCTGCACCGTCCTCCCCGCCGCCGTCGACACACCTCTGTGGCAGCACTCCGCCAACTACACCGGTTGGCGCCTGCGCCCCGTGGAGCCCATCTACTCTCCCGAGCGCGTCGCTCGCGCCATCGCCCGCGTCCTCGAGCGCCCTCGTCGCGAGCTCTTCATCGGGCCCTCCCGCCGTGTCTTCGCCGCGCTCCACACCCTGCTGCCCTGGGCCTCCGAGAAGGCCATGCGCTCCATGACCGAGTCCAAGCACTTCGAGGATCGGCGCCAGTCCCGCACCTCGGGCAATCTCTTCCAGCCCATGGCCCAGGGGACCGGCCGCAGTGCCGGCTACCGCTCCCCTGCTCGGCTGTGGTTCAAGCGCCTCCTGCTGGCCGGAGGCCTCCTGGCCTCTGTCGCCTCCCTGCGACGCAGTGCGGCAGGGCGCCGCCTCGGGCTCCGAGTCGTGGAAGCGCTCGGAGCGTGA
- a CDS encoding IgA Peptidase M64, translating into MRTLLALLLATSAASAAPVRTFRVDYFHTGNATEERFSLDRLVLEPLPWPGNPSRPVDETNLGKYLFEVRDSATNRLLYSRGFASIYGEWETTSEAKEVHRTFHESLRFPAPEKPVQVLLKKRDARNAFREIWSLAVDPKDMFVDPSAPASPGPLLPLLQSGPPAEKVDLLILGDGYTAQERPKFEKDARRLVDILFTFSPFKERKADFNVWGLVPAAAESGISRPSTGIHRRSPVGATYDAFGSERYVLTFDNRAFRDTAAFAPYDFVEILVNGNTYGGGGIFGLYGTVASDSLWSPYIFVHEFGHHFAGLADEYYTSDSAYLPAEDRPEPWEKNVTALKDPAQLKWKALLSPATPLPTPWSKEAYETHARDIQQRRRQIRAERRPESEMDALFTRQRDWEEKFLSSQKHSGKVGAFEGAMYEARGYYRPQVDCVMFTRDRVPFCGVCQHALTEVIELYAGKPAKSGASSP; encoded by the coding sequence ATGCGCACTCTGCTTGCCCTGCTGCTGGCCACCAGCGCCGCCTCCGCCGCCCCGGTCCGGACCTTCCGCGTCGACTACTTCCACACCGGGAACGCTACCGAGGAGCGCTTCAGCCTCGACCGGCTCGTCCTCGAACCGCTCCCGTGGCCCGGTAACCCCTCGCGCCCCGTCGACGAGACCAACCTCGGCAAGTACCTCTTCGAGGTCCGCGACAGCGCCACCAACCGCCTCCTCTACTCGCGCGGCTTCGCCTCCATCTATGGCGAGTGGGAGACCACCTCGGAAGCCAAGGAGGTTCACCGCACCTTCCACGAGTCCTTGCGCTTCCCCGCTCCCGAGAAGCCCGTCCAGGTCCTCCTCAAGAAGCGCGATGCCCGAAACGCCTTCCGGGAGATCTGGTCCCTCGCCGTCGACCCGAAGGACATGTTCGTCGACCCGTCCGCTCCCGCCTCGCCCGGGCCCCTGTTGCCGCTGCTCCAGAGCGGGCCTCCCGCCGAGAAGGTCGACCTGCTCATCCTCGGCGACGGCTACACCGCCCAGGAGCGCCCCAAGTTCGAGAAGGACGCGCGCCGCCTCGTGGACATCCTCTTCACCTTCTCGCCCTTCAAGGAGCGCAAGGCCGACTTCAACGTCTGGGGCCTCGTCCCCGCCGCCGCCGAGTCCGGCATCTCGCGGCCGTCCACCGGCATCCACCGCCGCTCCCCCGTGGGCGCCACCTATGACGCCTTCGGCAGCGAGCGCTACGTGCTCACCTTCGATAACCGCGCCTTCCGCGACACCGCCGCCTTCGCGCCCTACGACTTCGTGGAGATCCTCGTCAACGGCAACACCTACGGAGGCGGCGGCATCTTCGGCCTCTATGGCACCGTGGCCTCCGACAGCCTCTGGTCCCCGTACATCTTCGTCCACGAGTTCGGCCACCACTTCGCCGGCCTCGCCGACGAGTACTACACCTCCGACTCCGCCTACCTGCCCGCCGAGGACCGCCCCGAGCCCTGGGAGAAGAACGTCACCGCGCTCAAGGACCCCGCGCAGCTCAAGTGGAAGGCGCTCCTCTCACCCGCCACGCCCCTGCCCACGCCCTGGAGCAAGGAGGCCTACGAGACGCACGCTCGCGACATCCAGCAGCGCCGCCGGCAGATTCGCGCCGAGCGCCGCCCCGAGTCCGAAATGGATGCCCTCTTCACCCGCCAGCGTGACTGGGAGGAGAAATTCCTCTCCTCCCAGAAACACTCCGGCAAGGTGGGCGCTTTCGAGGGCGCCATGTACGAGGCTCGCGGCTACTACCGCCCCCAGGTCGACTGCGTCATGTTCACCCGCGACCGCGTGCCCTTCTGCGGCGTGTGCCAGCACGCCCTCACCGAAGTCATCGAGCTGTACGCCGGAAAACCCGCCAAGTCGGGCGCGTCATCACCGTGA
- a CDS encoding Ig-like domain-containing protein: protein MLKRSWLQALCAVVCVLALAGCGGDECTSPTDCRNEKGAPPAGKTYACVENKCELRDAPDTEVKCEPECASGLVCDTSSGTGVCRTCSATAGCTAPLICDVAANNGQGVCKTCTDSTTTGTDLGCASNAPVCDTSGSNGQGVCKTCADSASGTGADQGCSTSTPICDATANSGAGVCKACFDTASGTGQDLGCSATSPVCDPTSANGVGACKTCTDTAQGTDTDLGCSDTAPICNTTASGGRGACRACVDSLTGTDLGCSDTAPICDTSGSSGVGVCKTCTDSATGTGTDQGCSATTPICNPDANSGSGVCKVCATSATGGTDVGCSATTPVCDLDANNGAGACRLCADTATGAATDTGCSATSPLCAPTANNGAGACRVCMNTVGPDESGTDVGCFAPTSICDTAAANGAGVCKVCLGAEGCPGAQTCNATGTACEGCEGDASCTNPSTPICKPPPPVSTCVECVENANCTTATRPACNATNFCGCTDDDQCLAAAGNTDFCDLTANNSRGECKVCLTDANCHSVDQNKPYCDSQTACIQCRTTADCALTQVCNTTLKACEAAPGADPATTSAQIAAFIAADPIVYDPGLPIENAFVTYIKPAVGADAAGFFLQAEANGPAMFVETDPSALQVGDRVTISVTQKSLRSGIDAATTLAAAPTIVSRGHPVQNLNTATPAGLAVDHSAKADTEFTVEANLNQYESELVSFTGTLGTGPSSLGTGHVGFQFTTTGITTGNNNVRLRVATTVSDQYEMVSGCQFTLKAGPMWRFTPSATSNAAQPSAYYASDLSVSCPGPKLLSALPSSLTQVVLTFDRRIDPNSITDAATQFIFETGLTTTDAQVNERQVTLTTSTQTPGTTYNLTVANTIKDTVGTPVQADADTATFKGYRVPAVLRITEVQPTMTGNADLVELVVVTGGNVENFTLNQDVNAPTLLATFPDATVAAGDIIVVHMNTPSMTSETTGKTQFPSSGTATNYDTAWDFKGGTNHITYSSRVLVIRDAVSNIQDATPFIRTEGTPPAAFAGNLQAIQAAGHWSPVDCGGVPCTLTSTPTALEVSADWTGLPTSNSTTATNSVRRVSATDTNSKADWATGAPTWGVINP, encoded by the coding sequence ATGTTGAAGCGCAGCTGGCTCCAGGCGCTCTGTGCCGTCGTGTGCGTACTGGCGCTCGCGGGATGTGGTGGCGATGAGTGTACGAGCCCTACGGACTGTCGTAACGAGAAGGGAGCTCCGCCCGCAGGCAAAACGTACGCCTGTGTAGAGAACAAGTGTGAGTTGAGGGATGCGCCGGACACCGAGGTGAAGTGCGAGCCCGAGTGCGCCAGTGGCCTGGTCTGCGACACCAGCTCCGGCACTGGCGTGTGCCGCACCTGCTCGGCGACCGCGGGCTGCACCGCGCCGCTCATCTGCGACGTGGCGGCCAACAACGGCCAGGGCGTGTGCAAGACCTGCACGGACTCGACGACCACCGGCACCGACCTGGGCTGCGCCTCCAACGCCCCGGTGTGTGACACCTCGGGCAGCAACGGCCAGGGCGTGTGCAAGACCTGCGCGGACTCGGCCTCGGGCACGGGCGCCGACCAGGGCTGCTCCACCAGCACCCCGATCTGCGACGCCACCGCCAACAGCGGCGCGGGCGTGTGCAAGGCGTGCTTCGACACGGCCTCGGGTACTGGCCAGGACCTGGGTTGCTCGGCGACCTCCCCTGTCTGCGACCCCACGTCCGCCAACGGCGTGGGCGCGTGCAAGACCTGCACGGACACCGCGCAGGGCACCGACACCGACCTGGGCTGCTCCGACACCGCCCCCATCTGCAACACCACCGCCAGCGGCGGCCGCGGCGCGTGCAGGGCGTGCGTGGACTCGCTCACGGGTACCGACCTGGGCTGCTCCGACACCGCCCCCATCTGCGACACCTCGGGCTCCAGCGGCGTGGGCGTGTGCAAGACCTGCACGGACTCGGCCACGGGCACCGGCACGGATCAGGGCTGCTCTGCCACCACTCCCATTTGTAACCCCGACGCCAACAGTGGCTCCGGCGTGTGCAAGGTGTGCGCGACCTCGGCCACCGGTGGTACGGACGTGGGATGCTCGGCGACCACGCCTGTGTGTGACCTGGACGCCAACAATGGCGCGGGCGCCTGCAGGTTGTGCGCGGACACAGCTACGGGCGCGGCGACCGACACGGGCTGCAGCGCGACCTCCCCCCTGTGCGCGCCCACGGCCAACAATGGCGCCGGCGCCTGCAGGGTCTGCATGAATACCGTGGGCCCTGACGAGAGCGGCACGGACGTGGGGTGCTTTGCTCCCACCTCCATCTGCGACACCGCGGCCGCCAACGGCGCTGGCGTGTGCAAGGTCTGCCTGGGCGCCGAGGGGTGCCCCGGCGCGCAGACGTGCAACGCAACGGGTACTGCCTGCGAGGGCTGCGAGGGCGATGCCTCGTGTACCAACCCGTCGACCCCGATCTGCAAACCGCCTCCTCCGGTCTCGACCTGCGTGGAGTGCGTCGAGAACGCGAACTGCACCACCGCGACCCGGCCCGCCTGCAACGCGACCAACTTCTGCGGATGCACGGACGACGATCAGTGCCTGGCTGCGGCCGGCAACACCGACTTCTGCGACCTGACGGCCAACAACAGCCGCGGCGAGTGCAAGGTCTGCCTCACGGACGCGAACTGCCACTCGGTGGACCAGAACAAGCCCTACTGCGACAGCCAGACAGCCTGCATCCAGTGCCGCACCACTGCTGACTGCGCCCTGACTCAGGTGTGCAACACCACCCTCAAGGCCTGTGAGGCCGCCCCAGGGGCGGACCCCGCTACCACCAGCGCGCAGATCGCCGCGTTCATCGCTGCTGACCCGATCGTCTACGATCCGGGGCTCCCCATCGAGAACGCCTTCGTCACCTACATCAAGCCGGCCGTGGGCGCGGACGCCGCAGGCTTCTTCCTCCAAGCGGAGGCCAATGGTCCGGCCATGTTCGTGGAGACGGATCCCTCAGCGCTGCAGGTGGGTGACCGGGTCACGATCTCCGTGACCCAGAAGTCGCTGAGGAGCGGCATCGATGCGGCCACCACCCTAGCCGCGGCTCCGACCATCGTGTCCCGGGGCCATCCGGTGCAGAACCTGAACACGGCCACCCCTGCGGGTCTCGCGGTCGACCACTCCGCGAAGGCCGACACCGAATTCACCGTCGAAGCCAACCTCAACCAGTATGAGAGTGAGCTCGTCAGCTTCACGGGGACCCTGGGAACGGGTCCCAGCTCGCTAGGCACGGGGCACGTCGGCTTCCAGTTCACGACGACGGGCATCACGACGGGCAACAACAACGTCCGGCTCCGCGTGGCGACCACCGTGTCTGATCAGTACGAGATGGTTTCCGGCTGCCAGTTCACGCTCAAGGCGGGTCCGATGTGGCGCTTCACGCCTTCCGCCACCAGCAACGCGGCTCAGCCGTCGGCTTACTACGCCTCGGACCTGAGCGTGAGCTGCCCTGGCCCCAAGCTGCTAAGCGCTCTGCCCAGCTCACTGACGCAGGTGGTGCTGACATTCGATCGTCGGATCGACCCCAACAGCATCACCGACGCCGCGACTCAGTTCATCTTCGAGACCGGGCTCACCACCACGGACGCGCAGGTCAATGAGCGGCAGGTCACCCTGACCACGAGCACGCAGACCCCGGGGACGACCTATAACCTGACGGTCGCGAACACCATCAAGGACACGGTCGGCACCCCTGTGCAGGCCGATGCGGACACGGCCACATTCAAGGGCTACCGGGTCCCTGCGGTGCTGCGCATCACCGAGGTCCAGCCGACCATGACCGGCAATGCCGACCTCGTGGAGCTTGTCGTCGTCACCGGGGGCAACGTGGAGAACTTCACGCTCAATCAGGACGTGAACGCGCCGACGCTCCTGGCCACCTTCCCCGATGCCACCGTGGCTGCGGGGGACATCATCGTCGTGCATATGAACACACCTTCGATGACCAGCGAGACGACTGGCAAGACTCAGTTCCCGTCCAGCGGCACGGCCACCAACTACGACACCGCGTGGGACTTCAAGGGAGGTACGAACCACATCACGTACTCCAGCCGCGTGCTGGTCATTCGGGATGCGGTCAGCAACATCCAGGACGCCACTCCCTTCATTCGGACGGAAGGAACGCCTCCCGCCGCCTTCGCCGGCAACCTGCAGGCCATCCAGGCCGCCGGTCACTGGAGCCCCGTGGACTGCGGTGGAGTGCCATGCACCCTCACCTCGACGCCCACGGCCCTCGAGGTCTCGGCCGACTGGACGGGCCTGCCTACTTCGAACTCCACCACCGCGACCAACAGTGTTCGGCGCGTCTCCGCCACCGACACCAACAGCAAGGCAGACTGGGCGACCGGTGCTCCGACGTGGGGCGTGATCAACCCGTAG
- a CDS encoding PEGA domain-containing protein yields the protein MKKLYVTLATLLSLTAHAAPKRLVVASGECKDAELSSHAKAFHDTLQSRQAEELLSLAAFNERLFPPASKSFEDIQRQLDAAQNQFYEARYAKAEQAIDEALKEISRLPVGDTRWQLYLNAQLLHALNYRSMGKVKESDTAFLNVLRLKPQHKLDPALYAPSIRQAFDKARGELAKAKKVKLAVRSTVPASDVYLDGLKVGQTPLNLEVLAGAYDITLVKGSAVSFPRQIQAQGSDTPILVDLAYEGSVTASPYPCLAATDRADERTLSHAIRLGGTLGVEEVILVRLERPSSGPNWFAAIVLNVEGGQKVREGGFKTQGFDAPLDSLSALVDFVTTGKDQPPLVVSNTNGKAPWVQSSGAPVSSGPGTPSDPDISAPDRLLEGGEASSRTGSGSTSALRVASYVTLGAGVAALGGAGAVRLMAQKDLDALEQRLNASGRINANDAESLELRDSLASKGNMITGLLIGSGAAITTGAVLFLASPSHEPPPVSVGVSPSPGGASVSLSGSF from the coding sequence ATGAAAAAGCTATACGTCACACTCGCCACACTCCTTTCGCTGACCGCACACGCCGCCCCCAAGCGACTGGTGGTGGCCAGCGGGGAGTGCAAGGACGCGGAGCTCAGCAGCCATGCCAAGGCGTTCCATGACACGCTCCAGTCCCGACAGGCCGAGGAACTTCTCAGCCTCGCGGCCTTCAACGAGCGCCTCTTCCCTCCCGCCTCCAAGAGCTTCGAGGATATCCAGCGCCAGCTCGATGCCGCGCAGAACCAGTTCTACGAGGCGCGCTACGCCAAGGCCGAGCAGGCCATCGACGAGGCGCTCAAGGAGATCTCCCGCCTCCCCGTCGGCGATACCCGCTGGCAGCTCTACCTCAACGCCCAGCTCCTCCATGCTCTCAACTACCGCTCCATGGGCAAGGTGAAGGAGAGCGACACCGCCTTCCTCAACGTCCTGCGCCTCAAGCCCCAGCACAAGCTGGACCCCGCTCTCTACGCCCCCTCCATCCGCCAGGCGTTCGACAAGGCCCGGGGCGAGCTCGCCAAGGCCAAGAAGGTCAAGCTCGCCGTGAGGTCCACCGTCCCCGCCTCCGACGTCTACCTGGATGGCCTCAAGGTGGGTCAGACACCCTTGAATCTCGAGGTCCTCGCGGGCGCCTACGACATCACCCTCGTGAAGGGCTCCGCCGTCAGTTTTCCGCGTCAGATCCAGGCTCAAGGGTCAGACACTCCCATCCTGGTTGATCTCGCCTACGAGGGCTCCGTCACCGCCAGCCCCTATCCCTGCCTTGCCGCTACGGACAGGGCCGATGAGCGCACGCTCAGCCATGCCATCCGTCTCGGTGGCACTCTCGGCGTCGAGGAGGTCATCCTCGTCCGCCTGGAGCGCCCCAGCAGCGGGCCCAACTGGTTCGCCGCCATCGTGCTCAATGTCGAGGGTGGCCAGAAGGTTCGCGAGGGCGGATTCAAGACCCAGGGCTTCGATGCGCCCCTCGACTCCCTCTCAGCCCTCGTGGACTTCGTCACCACGGGCAAGGACCAGCCCCCCCTCGTCGTGTCCAATACCAATGGCAAGGCCCCCTGGGTTCAGTCCTCCGGCGCTCCGGTGTCCTCCGGTCCTGGGACTCCCTCCGACCCGGATATTTCGGCGCCGGATCGGCTCCTGGAGGGGGGGGAGGCTTCGTCTCGAACCGGCTCGGGCTCCACCTCGGCCCTGCGCGTGGCCTCTTATGTGACGCTGGGCGCCGGCGTCGCCGCCCTCGGTGGCGCCGGCGCCGTGCGGCTCATGGCCCAGAAGGATCTCGACGCACTCGAGCAGCGGCTCAACGCCAGCGGACGCATCAACGCCAACGACGCGGAGTCCCTCGAGCTTCGTGACTCGCTCGCTTCCAAGGGCAACATGATCACCGGGCTCCTCATCGGCTCGGGGGCCGCGATCACCACGGGGGCCGTGCTCTTCCTCGCGTCTCCCTCCCATGAGCCCCCGCCCGTCAGCGTGGGTGTCTCACCCAGCCCCGGAGGGGCTTCCGTTTCCCTCTCGGGCTCGTTCTGA
- a CDS encoding Ig-like domain-containing protein: MIPTKPLFLSAVVLLTACINLPDIDAPQAEIQVVTPSETAYTNGTLELKMEVTGAPPDKVELLAGDEVLATLDPPYSFQWDTTSVPEGRYRIMGRVHIAGQSFTSAAREVVVDRTAPQVVSRTPTPGAQNVSIHERIQVVFSEPIQFSTTPQELMHLTQNSLDIPCTASLSADGNSVTVTPLSALSAPSTATLTLNGSVTDLAGNTLPHPSDPWAWQLPSWLIWGPIDGATAPATNASLANYELDNLGNPVVAWAIPSSPADELHLYRWEGAWTHLGGDLSAYPGNTPASEVSISIDNSAQTFVIWRENDGTSNKILVRRWNSSSWAPLSGDATTPLEGFWPQLKFDPSGNLVLTRAELRGTSNWFCTHRWTESQWEAIGDCINSRTASADAFPVLTFRNTGHPALGWISPKEASSNILYYYWNGSTWIDLADDAGTEFDQYVAYGSYLSLQTTTSGHPLVVWTEKENDRDYIQTHLWSATQWLPLGSRIAVNSSNPPNYAVVIEESGTPLLAWSRYTLSGLDHQLHVWRWADNEWRPISEPLVFESLRGNIRIHPNKLGHILISWVESRGGSTAPRVHFRRFNR, translated from the coding sequence ATGATCCCAACCAAGCCCCTCTTCCTCTCCGCCGTCGTCCTTCTGACAGCCTGCATCAACCTTCCGGACATCGACGCTCCCCAAGCAGAGATACAGGTCGTTACCCCCAGCGAGACTGCGTACACGAACGGTACCCTCGAGTTGAAAATGGAGGTGACAGGCGCTCCCCCAGACAAGGTCGAGTTGCTGGCAGGTGACGAGGTTCTCGCGACACTCGACCCGCCATACTCCTTCCAGTGGGACACGACCTCCGTGCCCGAGGGGCGCTACCGCATCATGGGCCGCGTGCATATCGCGGGTCAGTCCTTCACCAGCGCCGCACGCGAGGTGGTCGTGGACCGGACAGCGCCCCAAGTGGTGTCACGCACGCCAACACCTGGAGCACAGAACGTCTCGATCCACGAACGGATTCAGGTGGTGTTTTCGGAGCCGATCCAGTTCAGCACCACGCCTCAAGAGTTGATGCACCTGACCCAGAACAGCCTTGATATTCCTTGTACTGCCTCATTGAGCGCGGACGGCAATTCCGTCACGGTGACTCCCTTGTCCGCGTTGAGTGCTCCCAGCACAGCAACCCTCACCTTGAACGGCAGCGTGACAGACTTGGCTGGCAATACCCTGCCGCATCCCTCTGACCCATGGGCGTGGCAGTTGCCTTCCTGGCTCATCTGGGGCCCCATCGACGGCGCCACAGCCCCTGCCACCAATGCCTCGCTTGCCAACTACGAACTCGACAACCTTGGCAACCCCGTGGTTGCTTGGGCTATCCCCTCCTCCCCTGCTGACGAGCTCCACTTGTACCGATGGGAGGGAGCTTGGACACATCTCGGTGGTGACCTGAGCGCCTATCCAGGCAACACCCCTGCATCCGAAGTCTCGATTTCCATCGATAACTCCGCCCAAACTTTTGTGATTTGGCGCGAGAACGATGGAACTTCCAACAAGATACTTGTCCGTCGCTGGAACAGTAGCTCATGGGCTCCTCTCAGTGGCGACGCAACGACTCCACTGGAAGGTTTCTGGCCCCAATTGAAATTCGACCCTTCCGGCAACCTTGTTCTCACAAGGGCTGAACTGAGGGGAACCTCCAACTGGTTTTGTACCCATCGCTGGACCGAGTCCCAGTGGGAAGCGATTGGGGACTGCATTAACTCAAGGACGGCAAGCGCGGATGCTTTTCCTGTTCTCACTTTTAGAAACACGGGTCACCCAGCCCTTGGATGGATCAGCCCCAAGGAAGCGTCCTCAAACATCCTGTACTACTATTGGAACGGCAGCACCTGGATAGACCTTGCGGATGACGCGGGAACTGAATTCGATCAATACGTCGCCTATGGAAGCTACCTCTCCTTGCAAACCACGACCTCAGGGCACCCACTGGTAGTATGGACTGAGAAGGAGAATGACCGCGACTATATCCAAACTCATCTTTGGTCTGCCACTCAGTGGCTCCCTCTGGGAAGCAGGATCGCTGTAAACTCTTCCAATCCACCAAATTACGCCGTCGTTATCGAAGAATCCGGCACGCCTCTCCTCGCTTGGTCTCGATATACTCTTAGCGGGCTAGACCATCAACTTCACGTCTGGCGGTGGGCAGACAATGAATGGCGCCCCATCAGCGAACCGCTCGTCTTTGAAAGCTTACGTGGCAACATCCGGATACATCCCAACAAACTGGGGCATATTCTGATCTCCTGGGTAGAGAGCCGCGGAGGCTCCACTGCCCCCAGAGTCCACTTTCGACGCTTTAATCGCTAG